One Urocitellus parryii isolate mUroPar1 chromosome 9, mUroPar1.hap1, whole genome shotgun sequence DNA segment encodes these proteins:
- the Tmem114 gene encoding LOW QUALITY PROTEIN: transmembrane protein 114 (The sequence of the model RefSeq protein was modified relative to this genomic sequence to represent the inferred CDS: inserted 1 base in 1 codon; deleted 1 base in 1 codon): MRVRLGALAGSAALTGALSFVLLAAAIGTDFWYIIDTARLERSGPGAQDPLGTANRSRPESLSSHSGLWRTCRVQSSCTPLMNPFWQENVTVSDSSKQLLTMHGTFVILLPLSLILMVFGGMTGFLSFLLQAYLLLLLTGTLFLFGAMVTLTGISVYIAYSAAAFREALCLLXERALLDQVDIRFGWSLALGWISFGLGAVHWGGLHVAARVVSLRRRQDQAI, translated from the exons ATGCGGGTGCGCCTGGGCGCGCTGGCCGGCTCGGCGGCGCTCACCGGGGCGCTCAGCTTCGTGCTGCTGGCGGCCGCCATCGGCACCGACTTCTGGTACATCATTGACACCGCGCGGCTGGAGAGAAGCGGCCCCGGCGCGCAGGACCCGCTGGGGACAGCCAACCGCAGCCGGCCCGAGTCTCTGAGCTCGCACTCCGGGCTCTGGCGGACTTGCCGGG TGCAGAGCTCGTGCACCCCGCTGATGAACCCCTTCTGGCAGGAGAATGTGACAGTCAGCGACTCCAGCAAGCAACTTCTCA CTATGCACGGGACGTTTGTGATTCTGCTGCCGCTCAGCCTGATCCTGATGGTTTTCGGGGGGATGACGGGGTTTCTGAGCTTCCTCCTCCAAGCctacctcctcctgctgctcacTGGGACC CTCTTCCTCTTTGGAG CCATGGTGACGCTCACTGGCATCAGTGTCTACATCGCCTACTCGGCCGCTGCCTTCCGCGAGGCGCTGTGTCTGC GGGAGCGGGCGCTCCTGGACCAGGTGGACATCCGCTTCGGGTGGTCGCTGGCCCTGGGCTGGATCAGCTTCGGTCTCGGAGCTGTTCACTGGGGTGGCCTTCATGTGGCCGCGCGTGTGGTCAGTCTGCGGCGGAGGCAGGACCAGGCCATCTGA